Proteins from one Amycolatopsis benzoatilytica AK 16/65 genomic window:
- the sqr gene encoding type III sulfide quinone reductase, selenoprotein subtype, with product MTKHIVILGGGTGGTLAANRLQRGLGERVRITVVDRDDDHLYQPGLLFVPFGLAEPEDLVRSRPRQLRKGIEYHRSAVDHVDADAAQVRLEDGTMLGYDALVIASGARLVPEETEGLTGPGWRETVHTFYDYDGAMALSAALDGFSGGRLVVNVVDLPIKCPVAPLEFCFLADWYFREKGIRDQVAITYATPLDAAFTKPVAAKTLAGLLAEKDIELVTEFNTGQVDGPGRRLVSYDDREIPFDLAVVVPMHSGASYVDRSPGLGDEFGFVPVDPHTLQSTAFPNVFAIGDAAGVPTSKAGSVTHFEGAVLARNVARYLEGRPLDPGFDGHTNCFIESGFHKAMLIDFNYDTEPLPGHFPAAAGLPLLRESRLNHLGKLMFSWLYWHSLLPGREIPGIPDSMPRSGKEFPVPAEH from the coding sequence GTGACCAAACACATCGTGATACTCGGCGGCGGAACAGGCGGCACGTTGGCCGCGAACCGGCTTCAGCGCGGTCTGGGCGAGCGGGTCCGGATCACGGTCGTGGACCGGGACGACGACCACCTGTACCAGCCCGGCCTGCTGTTCGTCCCGTTCGGCCTGGCCGAGCCGGAAGACCTCGTCCGGTCCCGGCCGCGGCAGCTGCGCAAGGGGATCGAGTACCACCGCAGCGCGGTCGACCACGTCGACGCCGACGCCGCGCAGGTCCGGCTCGAGGACGGCACGATGCTCGGCTACGACGCGCTGGTGATCGCCAGTGGCGCGCGGCTCGTGCCGGAGGAGACCGAGGGGCTCACCGGCCCGGGCTGGCGCGAAACGGTGCACACCTTCTACGACTACGACGGCGCGATGGCGCTTTCGGCCGCGCTCGACGGCTTCTCCGGCGGCCGGCTCGTGGTGAACGTGGTCGACCTGCCGATCAAATGCCCGGTCGCGCCGCTCGAATTCTGTTTCCTGGCCGACTGGTACTTCCGGGAGAAGGGGATACGGGACCAGGTGGCGATCACCTACGCCACCCCGCTCGACGCCGCCTTCACCAAACCGGTCGCGGCGAAGACGCTCGCCGGGCTGCTGGCGGAGAAGGACATCGAGCTCGTGACGGAGTTCAACACCGGCCAGGTGGACGGTCCGGGGCGGCGGCTGGTGTCCTACGACGACCGCGAGATCCCGTTCGACCTCGCGGTCGTGGTGCCGATGCACAGCGGCGCGTCCTATGTGGACCGATCGCCCGGGCTCGGCGACGAGTTCGGCTTCGTCCCGGTCGATCCGCACACCCTGCAGTCCACCGCGTTCCCGAACGTCTTCGCGATCGGCGACGCGGCGGGCGTCCCGACGTCCAAAGCCGGTTCGGTCACCCATTTCGAAGGCGCGGTGCTGGCGCGCAACGTCGCCCGGTACCTCGAGGGCCGCCCGCTGGACCCGGGTTTCGACGGCCACACCAACTGCTTCATCGAAAGCGGTTTCCACAAGGCGATGCTCATCGACTTCAACTACGACACCGAACCGCTGCCCGGGCACTTCCCGGCGGCGGCCGGGCTGCCGCTGCTGCGCGAGTCGCGGCTGAACCACCTCGGCAAGCTGATGTTCTCCTGGCTGTACTGGCACAGCCTGTTGCCGGGCAGGGAAATCCCCGGAATCCCCGATTCGATGCCCCGCTCCGGCAAGGAATTTCCCGTGCCGGCAGAGCACTGA
- a CDS encoding TusE/DsrC/DsvC family sulfur relay protein, whose protein sequence is MPTATYAGTDVPVTDEGFFTEPDRWTEQMAPEIARESGIDTLSDDHWRVIEFMRREYAEKGTGPTVRALGRTSGVSIKDLYRLFPKGPAKLAAKIAGIPKPRGCI, encoded by the coding sequence ATGCCCACCGCGACCTACGCCGGCACCGACGTGCCGGTCACCGACGAAGGGTTCTTCACCGAACCCGACCGCTGGACCGAGCAGATGGCGCCGGAGATCGCCCGCGAATCCGGTATCGACACGTTGAGCGACGACCACTGGCGGGTCATCGAGTTCATGCGCCGCGAGTACGCGGAGAAGGGCACCGGCCCGACCGTGCGGGCACTCGGCCGCACCTCCGGCGTGTCGATCAAGGACCTGTACCGGCTGTTCCCGAAAGGTCCGGCGAAACTCGCCGCGAAGATCGCCGGGATCCCCAAGCCGCGCGGCTGCATCTGA
- a CDS encoding DsrE/DsrF/DrsH-like family protein has translation MIEKISIVISKGSLEAIYPGLIMANGARAEGIDADLFFTFFGLDAVHRARHEHIKLATVGNPGLHLATWAGGLPGVSSVMTQYLERKMDKLDIPPIPEFVEMISDTGAGLYACKASVDLFGLDKDDLIEQVQDIITVGEFYEKADGGQIIFT, from the coding sequence GTGATCGAGAAGATTTCCATCGTCATTTCGAAGGGTTCGCTGGAGGCGATCTATCCGGGGCTGATCATGGCCAACGGGGCGCGCGCCGAAGGCATCGACGCTGACCTGTTCTTCACCTTTTTCGGCCTGGACGCGGTCCACCGAGCCCGGCACGAGCACATCAAGCTCGCCACCGTCGGCAACCCTGGCCTGCACCTGGCCACCTGGGCGGGCGGCTTGCCCGGGGTGTCGTCGGTGATGACGCAGTACCTCGAACGGAAGATGGACAAACTTGATATCCCGCCCATTCCGGAATTCGTGGAAATGATCTCCGACACCGGGGCCGGGCTGTACGCCTGCAAGGCGTCGGTCGATCTGTTCGGCCTGGACAAGGACGACCTGATCGAGCAAGTGCAGGACATCATCACCGTCGGCGAGTTCTACGAGAAAGCGGACGGCGGCCAGATCATCTTCACCTGA
- a CDS encoding class I fructose-bisphosphate aldolase: MHPRPGLGALGLGTGKKARLHRILREHGLRNGTALFLPYDQGLEHGPRDFFANPDAADPRYIVRLALEGGFNGIAIQIGLAEKFYWDYAGELPLVLKLNGKTDIPSDAEALSPVHASVEDAVRLGADAVGYTLYVGSPAQEADFAQYRKVRADAERLGMPLIVWAYPRGQAIVAKGGADSFYAVDYAARTAAELGADVVKVNYPHPEKTEGVPLAYARQFSVQEAMDAVVHSAGRTLLLVSGGGKASDEAMLDKARTAMEAGATGLIFGRNVWQRDRTESLRFVSSLRDILAKYPTE; the protein is encoded by the coding sequence ATGCACCCTCGACCCGGCCTCGGCGCGCTCGGGCTCGGCACCGGGAAGAAAGCCCGGCTGCACCGGATCCTGCGCGAACACGGCCTGCGCAACGGCACCGCGCTGTTCCTCCCGTACGACCAGGGCCTGGAACACGGCCCGCGGGACTTCTTCGCGAACCCGGACGCCGCCGATCCCCGCTACATCGTCCGGCTCGCGCTGGAAGGCGGCTTCAACGGGATCGCGATCCAGATCGGCCTGGCGGAGAAGTTCTACTGGGACTACGCGGGCGAGCTGCCGCTGGTGCTGAAACTCAACGGCAAGACCGACATCCCGTCCGATGCGGAGGCGCTTTCCCCGGTACACGCCTCCGTCGAGGACGCCGTGCGGCTCGGCGCGGACGCGGTCGGCTACACACTGTACGTCGGATCTCCCGCCCAGGAAGCGGATTTCGCCCAGTACCGGAAGGTGCGGGCGGATGCCGAGCGACTCGGGATGCCGCTGATCGTCTGGGCCTATCCGCGCGGGCAGGCGATCGTCGCGAAAGGCGGCGCCGATTCGTTCTACGCCGTCGACTACGCCGCCCGCACCGCCGCGGAGCTCGGCGCGGACGTGGTCAAGGTGAACTACCCGCACCCGGAGAAAACCGAAGGGGTTCCGCTCGCCTACGCCCGGCAGTTCTCCGTGCAGGAAGCGATGGACGCGGTCGTGCACTCGGCGGGCCGGACCCTGCTGCTGGTCTCCGGGGGCGGCAAAGCGAGCGACGAAGCGATGCTCGACAAGGCGCGCACCGCGATGGAAGCCGGGGCGACCGGCTTGATCTTCGGCCGCAACGTCTGGCAACGAGACCGCACCGAATCGCTGCGGTTCGTGTCCTCGCTGCGGGACATCCTCGCCAAGTACCCGACGGAATGA
- a CDS encoding dsRBD fold-containing protein: MHTGHWQVDVFLTEEDGRTHAIARLHTGTGELSGDGTARRNPADANVPEIGDELAAARALSALAHRLLETVVDDIEGVTHKSVRLRR; this comes from the coding sequence ATGCACACCGGACACTGGCAGGTGGACGTTTTCCTCACCGAGGAGGACGGCCGCACGCACGCCATCGCCCGCCTGCACACCGGAACCGGCGAACTGTCCGGCGACGGCACCGCACGGCGGAACCCGGCGGACGCGAACGTCCCGGAGATCGGCGACGAACTGGCGGCGGCCCGCGCGTTGAGCGCGCTGGCGCACCGGCTGCTCGAGACCGTCGTGGACGACATCGAAGGCGTGACGCACAAATCGGTGCGGCTGCGGCGCTGA
- a CDS encoding SulP family inorganic anion transporter, translating to MARPALAPGLRQFRGYPRRALRGDLLAGLTVAAYLIPQVMAYATVAGLPPAAGLWAALGPLALYPLLGSSRQLSVGPESSTALMTAVSLGPLAAGNPQRYAALAAVLAVLVGALGLLGRLFRLGFFADLLSKPVLTGYLSGIAVLMIAGELGAVTGTPVSGTGVLPEIASFLRVAHLAHGPTLAIAGGVLLLLLVLARVAPKVPGPLLAVLLATGVVSWFSLQRYGIQVVGPIPQGLPTPGLSAVSGTDLTTLALPAAGILLVGFSDTAVTARAFASRKGEAIDANQELAALGAINVAAGLLHGFPVSCSASRTVLGEAVGSRTQLYSVVALAGLVLVLLVAGPLLAGFPAAALGALVVYAAFRLVDVAEFRRIARFRRSEFVLAVLTTASVVGFGVLYGVLAAVALSVLDLLRKLARPHDGILGYVPGLAGMHDIDDYPDARPVPGLVVYRYDAPLCFANAENFRTRALGSLDLSAEWFLLNAEANVEIDVSGADALDQLRAELCRRGIVFAMARVKQDLRDQLAAGGLVDRIGTDRIFPTLPSAVAAYEQWYAARHGRPPQ from the coding sequence GTGGCGCGGCCGGCGCTCGCGCCTGGGCTGCGGCAATTCCGGGGCTACCCCCGGCGTGCGCTGCGCGGAGACCTGCTGGCCGGACTCACCGTAGCGGCGTACCTGATCCCCCAGGTGATGGCCTACGCGACCGTTGCCGGACTGCCGCCGGCCGCCGGGCTGTGGGCGGCGCTCGGCCCGCTCGCGCTCTATCCGCTGCTGGGTTCGTCCCGGCAACTTTCGGTCGGACCAGAGTCGAGCACCGCGCTGATGACAGCCGTGTCGCTCGGTCCGCTCGCGGCCGGCAACCCGCAGCGGTACGCGGCCTTGGCCGCGGTGCTCGCGGTACTGGTCGGCGCGCTGGGCTTGCTGGGCAGGCTGTTCCGGCTCGGGTTCTTCGCCGACCTGCTGTCCAAGCCAGTGCTGACCGGGTATCTGAGCGGCATCGCCGTGCTGATGATCGCCGGCGAGCTGGGCGCGGTGACCGGCACCCCAGTGTCCGGAACCGGCGTGCTGCCCGAGATCGCCTCGTTCCTGCGGGTCGCTCACCTCGCGCACGGTCCGACGCTCGCCATCGCCGGCGGGGTGCTGCTGCTGCTCCTGGTACTGGCCCGGGTAGCGCCGAAAGTGCCCGGCCCGCTGCTCGCGGTCCTGCTCGCGACCGGGGTCGTCTCCTGGTTCTCCCTCCAGCGGTACGGCATCCAAGTCGTCGGGCCGATCCCGCAGGGGCTGCCGACGCCGGGGCTCTCTGCGGTGTCCGGCACTGACCTCACGACGCTCGCGCTGCCTGCCGCGGGCATTCTGCTGGTCGGCTTCTCGGATACCGCGGTGACCGCGCGCGCGTTCGCGAGCCGCAAGGGAGAAGCGATCGACGCGAACCAGGAACTCGCCGCACTCGGCGCGATCAACGTCGCAGCCGGTCTGCTGCACGGATTCCCAGTCAGCTGCAGCGCCAGCCGCACCGTGCTCGGCGAAGCGGTGGGCAGCCGCACCCAGCTGTACTCGGTCGTCGCGCTCGCCGGACTCGTCCTGGTCCTGCTGGTGGCCGGGCCGCTGCTGGCCGGGTTCCCCGCCGCCGCGCTCGGCGCGCTGGTCGTCTATGCGGCGTTCCGGCTGGTCGACGTCGCCGAGTTCCGCCGCATCGCCCGGTTCCGCCGCAGCGAGTTCGTGCTCGCGGTGCTCACCACCGCCTCCGTCGTCGGGTTCGGCGTGCTCTACGGCGTCCTGGCCGCGGTCGCGTTGTCCGTGCTCGACCTGCTGCGCAAGCTCGCCCGGCCGCACGACGGCATTCTCGGCTACGTGCCGGGCCTGGCCGGCATGCACGACATCGACGACTACCCGGACGCCCGGCCGGTTCCCGGTCTGGTCGTCTACCGCTATGACGCGCCGCTCTGTTTCGCCAACGCCGAGAACTTCCGCACCCGGGCGCTGGGCTCGCTCGACTTGTCAGCCGAATGGTTCCTGCTCAACGCCGAGGCGAACGTCGAAATCGACGTCTCCGGCGCCGACGCGCTCGACCAGCTGCGAGCCGAGCTGTGCCGGCGCGGGATCGTCTTCGCGATGGCCCGGGTCAAACAGGACCTGCGCGACCAGCTCGCGGCAGGCGGGCTCGTCGACCGGATCGGCACGGATCGGATCTTCCCGACGCTGCCGTCCGCGGTCGCGGCCTACGAGCAGTGGTACGCGGCCCGGCACGGCCGTCCGCCGCAATGA
- a CDS encoding DUF6292 family protein: MTVLPMNTDHEYRLLCGMSAYLEAVSTAAGVGPESCTLDLDRPMSAYIALDGELPAHPGRDTALVWDERHGWSFTIETHSGEDLLVVAYLGELVPSPGRVRAFVRANRARTTRTRPPEPPDLSSDRLDLISRLHGYWTPQSLLGR; this comes from the coding sequence ATGACAGTCCTGCCGATGAACACCGACCACGAATACCGTCTGCTCTGCGGAATGAGCGCCTACCTGGAGGCGGTGAGCACCGCGGCGGGGGTCGGCCCCGAATCGTGCACGCTCGACCTCGACCGGCCGATGTCGGCCTACATCGCCCTCGACGGCGAGCTGCCCGCCCACCCCGGCCGGGATACCGCGCTCGTCTGGGACGAACGGCACGGCTGGTCGTTCACCATCGAAACGCATTCCGGCGAGGACCTCCTCGTGGTGGCCTATCTTGGCGAGCTGGTCCCCTCGCCGGGCCGGGTGCGCGCGTTCGTCCGCGCGAACCGTGCCCGCACCACCCGCACCCGGCCGCCGGAACCGCCCGACTTGTCCAGCGACCGCCTCGACCTGATCTCCCGCCTGCACGGCTACTGGACCCCGCAGTCGCTGCTCGGCCGGTAA
- a CDS encoding GAF and ANTAR domain-containing protein, which translates to MRERQVLAQEPGLLQAFVDLADTLADGYAAADLLRRLAGYCVTLLSAGAAGLLLADRDGKVQVIAATGDTAPLFDALRDVAGHCVDTVRTGQPVHVPDLAAISARSPEFVSQALEAGYHAAHALPLRLRDNVVGSLVLLSAEPLPETEVAAARALADVATIGILQESAVRRGKQLSGQLQHALDSRVVIEQAKGVLAHAGGIPVDTAFERLRAYSRRHNLRLTAVAEELAHAALPPGQVLRDSPR; encoded by the coding sequence ATGCGCGAACGGCAAGTTCTAGCTCAGGAACCGGGCCTGCTCCAGGCCTTCGTGGACTTGGCCGACACGCTCGCCGACGGCTACGCCGCGGCCGACCTGCTCCGCCGGCTCGCCGGATACTGCGTCACGCTGCTGTCCGCCGGCGCGGCGGGCCTCCTCCTCGCTGACCGGGACGGCAAGGTCCAGGTGATCGCGGCGACCGGTGACACCGCCCCGTTGTTCGACGCCCTCCGGGACGTAGCGGGGCACTGCGTCGACACCGTTCGCACCGGCCAGCCAGTCCACGTGCCAGATCTCGCCGCGATCTCGGCCCGGAGCCCGGAGTTCGTCTCCCAGGCGCTGGAGGCGGGCTACCACGCCGCGCACGCTCTTCCGCTGCGGCTGCGCGACAACGTCGTCGGCTCCCTCGTCCTGCTCAGTGCCGAGCCGCTGCCCGAGACCGAAGTCGCCGCCGCCCGCGCACTCGCTGATGTCGCGACCATCGGCATCCTCCAGGAGAGCGCGGTCCGCCGCGGCAAGCAGCTCTCCGGGCAGCTGCAGCACGCGCTCGACAGCCGGGTGGTCATCGAGCAAGCGAAAGGAGTGCTCGCCCACGCGGGCGGCATCCCGGTCGACACCGCGTTCGAACGGTTGCGCGCGTACAGCCGCCGCCACAACCTCCGGCTCACCGCCGTAGCGGAAGAGCTCGCGCACGCCGCACTGCCGCCGGGTCAGGTGCTGCGGGATTCGCCGCGCTGA
- the ftsH gene encoding ATP-dependent zinc metalloprotease FtsH, which translates to MSRKASSGPPPTPPAREPEQRRGGGLIGLLLVAAVVVTVVLIGGPALWTSPAPELTYTELLSKVDTNQVAAVTIGSDGAVTGTYRNGSAFASQLPTALGDPQLTTKLREKNVAVTGAKSSGGSSVLTTLLGYLPFLLILGLLWWAGRRAQRTLAGGAGGLGGIGGFGRSKAKIIEAQRPTTRFSDVAGYEGVKQEIAEVVDFLRDPSRYAAVGAKGPRGVLMVGPPGTGKTLLARAVAGEASVPFLSITGSAFVEMFVGVGASRVRDLFSEARDRAPSIIFIDEIDAVGSRRGLGGTGGHEEREQTLNQLLAEMDGFDQSTGTVVLAATNRPETLDPALLRPGRFDRQVTVPLPNQAERAAILAVHINGKRLDPDVDLTVVARGTPGFSGADLANLVNEAAINTVRGNRTVLTAADLAAARDRVLLGRRDASNALLPEERRSVAVHEAGHALVAALCEHADPVEKVTILPAGMALGATEQLPEVERRLYPESYLSDLLAVRLGGRAAELVVLGEASTGAADDLAGATAVATKMVTEFGLSPALGPIGYSRGGAPTVADDRGELYGRPYSEQTQRVVDQEIARLVREAEVRAVALLEQHRSALDRLAARLKDEETLDGAAVRAVLDAAPAAAEIAAGTRDAAAR; encoded by the coding sequence ATGTCGCGCAAAGCAAGTTCCGGACCGCCGCCGACTCCGCCCGCTCGCGAGCCCGAACAGCGCCGCGGCGGCGGGCTGATCGGCTTGCTGCTCGTCGCGGCCGTGGTGGTCACCGTGGTGCTCATCGGCGGCCCGGCATTGTGGACCTCGCCGGCCCCCGAGCTCACCTACACCGAACTTTTGTCCAAAGTGGACACCAACCAGGTCGCCGCGGTGACCATCGGCAGCGATGGCGCGGTGACCGGCACCTACCGCAACGGCAGTGCCTTCGCCAGCCAGCTGCCCACCGCGCTCGGCGACCCGCAGCTCACCACCAAACTGCGGGAGAAGAACGTCGCCGTCACCGGCGCGAAATCCAGCGGCGGCAGCTCGGTGCTCACCACGCTGCTGGGCTACCTGCCATTCCTGCTGATCTTGGGCCTGCTCTGGTGGGCGGGCCGGCGCGCCCAGCGCACCCTCGCCGGCGGAGCGGGCGGGCTCGGCGGCATCGGCGGGTTCGGCCGGTCGAAAGCCAAGATCATCGAGGCGCAGCGGCCGACCACGCGATTCTCCGACGTCGCCGGCTACGAGGGCGTGAAGCAGGAAATCGCCGAAGTGGTCGACTTCCTGCGCGATCCGTCGCGTTATGCCGCGGTCGGCGCGAAGGGACCGCGCGGGGTGCTCATGGTCGGGCCGCCGGGCACCGGCAAGACGCTGCTGGCCCGCGCGGTGGCGGGCGAGGCGAGCGTGCCGTTCCTGTCGATCACCGGATCGGCGTTCGTGGAGATGTTCGTCGGCGTCGGCGCGTCCCGGGTGCGCGATCTGTTCTCCGAAGCCCGAGACCGGGCGCCCTCGATCATTTTCATCGACGAGATCGACGCGGTGGGCAGCCGGCGCGGGCTCGGCGGCACCGGCGGGCACGAGGAACGCGAGCAGACGCTCAACCAGCTGCTGGCCGAAATGGACGGGTTCGACCAGAGCACCGGCACCGTCGTGCTCGCCGCCACCAACCGGCCGGAAACCCTCGACCCGGCGCTGCTGCGGCCCGGCCGGTTCGACCGGCAGGTCACCGTCCCGCTGCCGAACCAGGCCGAGCGGGCGGCGATCCTCGCCGTGCACATCAACGGCAAGCGCCTGGACCCGGACGTGGACCTGACAGTGGTCGCCCGCGGCACCCCCGGCTTTTCCGGTGCCGACCTGGCCAATCTGGTCAACGAAGCGGCGATCAACACGGTGCGCGGCAACCGCACCGTGCTCACCGCGGCCGACCTCGCGGCGGCCCGAGACCGCGTCCTGCTCGGCCGTCGCGACGCCTCCAACGCACTGCTGCCCGAGGAACGCCGCTCGGTCGCCGTGCACGAGGCGGGGCACGCGCTCGTCGCGGCGCTGTGCGAGCACGCCGACCCGGTGGAGAAGGTGACGATCCTGCCCGCGGGCATGGCACTGGGCGCGACCGAGCAGCTGCCGGAGGTCGAGCGGCGGCTTTATCCGGAGAGCTACCTCTCCGACCTGCTCGCGGTGCGGCTCGGCGGGCGGGCAGCGGAACTGGTGGTGCTCGGCGAGGCGTCCACCGGCGCGGCCGACGATCTGGCGGGTGCCACCGCGGTCGCCACGAAGATGGTCACCGAATTCGGCCTCTCCCCCGCTCTCGGCCCGATCGGCTACAGCCGCGGCGGCGCGCCGACGGTCGCCGACGACCGTGGCGAACTCTATGGCCGTCCGTACTCGGAGCAGACGCAACGCGTCGTGGACCAGGAGATAGCACGGCTGGTCCGCGAGGCGGAGGTCCGCGCGGTCGCTCTCTTAGAGCAGCACCGGTCCGCGCTCGACCGGCTCGCCGCGCGGTTGAAGGACGAAGAGACTCTCGACGGCGCAGCGGTCCGCGCGGTCTTGGACGCTGCCCCGGCCGCGGCGGAAATAGCCGCCGGAACCCGGGACGCGGCGGCGCGCTGA
- a CDS encoding zinc-binding alcohol dehydrogenase family protein, with the protein MLAWRVRRPGPMASGPLVRERTPVPVPGDGELLVKVRVCGVCRTDLHVAEGDLPVHRPGVVPGHEVVGEVVAPGTGGFQPGDRVGIAWLRGTCGTCRYCRAGRENLCPNSRYTGWDADGGYAEYAVVPAAYAHRLPAGYSDDELAPLLCAGVIGYRALLRAEVPPGGRLGIYGFGGSAHLAAQVALARGATVHVLTRSRQAQELALELGAASAGDAADEPPEPLDSAILFAPAGELVPVALAALDRGGTLAIAGIHLSAVPALDYQRHLFQERQVRSVTANTRSDAREFLDFAAQHRLRVQTVPYPLSAASVALADLAGDAITGAAVLRAE; encoded by the coding sequence ATGCTGGCCTGGCGCGTGCGCCGGCCCGGCCCGATGGCGAGCGGACCGCTCGTGCGCGAACGGACGCCCGTACCGGTGCCCGGCGACGGAGAGCTGCTGGTGAAAGTGCGGGTTTGCGGGGTGTGCCGCACGGACCTGCACGTGGCCGAGGGCGACCTGCCGGTGCACCGGCCCGGAGTGGTGCCGGGACACGAGGTGGTCGGCGAGGTCGTGGCGCCCGGCACCGGCGGGTTCCAGCCGGGCGACCGGGTCGGCATCGCCTGGCTGCGCGGCACCTGCGGGACCTGCCGGTACTGCCGCGCGGGGAGGGAAAACCTCTGCCCGAATTCGCGGTACACCGGGTGGGACGCCGACGGCGGCTACGCTGAGTACGCGGTGGTCCCTGCTGCGTACGCGCATCGACTGCCCGCCGGATACTCCGACGACGAGCTCGCTCCGCTGCTGTGCGCGGGCGTAATCGGGTATCGCGCGCTGCTGCGGGCAGAGGTCCCGCCGGGCGGACGGCTCGGCATCTACGGATTCGGCGGCAGCGCGCATCTGGCCGCGCAGGTAGCGCTTGCCCGCGGCGCGACAGTGCACGTCCTGACCCGCAGCCGGCAGGCGCAGGAGCTGGCGCTGGAGCTCGGGGCGGCGTCAGCGGGCGACGCGGCCGACGAACCGCCCGAACCACTCGACTCGGCGATCCTGTTCGCACCGGCTGGGGAACTCGTACCGGTCGCGCTCGCCGCGCTGGACCGCGGCGGCACGCTCGCGATCGCCGGCATCCACCTCTCCGCAGTCCCGGCGCTCGACTACCAGCGGCACCTGTTCCAGGAACGGCAGGTCCGCAGTGTTACGGCGAACACCCGCAGCGATGCCCGGGAGTTCCTGGACTTCGCGGCACAGCACCGGCTGCGGGTCCAGACCGTGCCATACCCGCTTTCGGCGGCGTCGGTCGCGCTGGCGGATCTGGCTGGGGACGCGATTACCGGGGCGGCGGTTCTGCGAGCGGAGTGA
- a CDS encoding Acg family FMN-binding oxidoreductase, whose product MIDDRPDEYTLRAAIALALRAPSLHNTQPWTWRFTGRTIQLRADPRRKLAYADPEGRELLISCGCALHHLTVAAAAMGWAAKVTRMTSDLVAAVELNRHEPSDDDIAAASAIARRRSDRRQFSAPPAPTELARLTRTAADSGVQLRPPGRDALRNALAEARLLRAAAPAYAEELAAWSGRRYTADGIPSRAVPPYGTTVGTRRFSWPGLAADDGTDQAAVAVLSTSADTPLDHLRAGEAASAVLLEATRLGLATCIFTEPLELPTARAMLYGGAVPQLAIRIGRTAEAPLPAVPRRPIDEVAQPLGKAARPAPVPAPPAPGRP is encoded by the coding sequence ATGATCGACGACCGTCCGGACGAATACACCCTCAGAGCCGCGATCGCGCTCGCGCTGCGCGCACCGTCGCTGCACAACACGCAGCCGTGGACGTGGCGGTTCACCGGACGCACGATCCAACTGCGCGCCGACCCGCGCCGGAAGCTCGCCTACGCCGACCCGGAGGGGCGCGAGCTGCTCATCAGCTGCGGCTGCGCGCTGCACCACTTGACGGTCGCGGCCGCGGCGATGGGCTGGGCCGCCAAGGTGACCCGGATGACATCCGACCTCGTCGCCGCTGTCGAGCTGAACCGGCACGAACCGTCCGACGACGACATCGCCGCGGCGTCGGCGATCGCCCGGCGCCGTTCCGACCGCCGCCAGTTCAGCGCGCCGCCCGCTCCCACCGAACTCGCGCGGCTGACCCGCACCGCTGCCGATTCCGGCGTTCAGCTTCGTCCCCCCGGACGAGATGCGCTGCGAAACGCACTTGCGGAGGCCCGGCTGCTGCGCGCCGCCGCTCCCGCCTACGCCGAGGAACTCGCCGCTTGGAGCGGACGCCGCTACACCGCCGACGGCATCCCGTCCCGCGCAGTCCCGCCGTACGGAACTACTGTCGGCACGCGTCGCTTCTCCTGGCCCGGCCTCGCCGCCGACGACGGCACCGACCAGGCAGCCGTCGCGGTGCTGTCCACCTCGGCCGACACTCCCCTCGACCACCTCCGTGCCGGCGAAGCGGCCAGTGCGGTGCTGCTGGAGGCGACCCGGCTGGGACTGGCCACCTGCATTTTCACCGAACCGCTGGAACTCCCGACCGCCCGAGCCATGCTGTACGGCGGTGCGGTACCCCAGCTGGCGATCCGGATCGGCCGCACAGCGGAGGCACCGCTTCCCGCGGTCCCCCGACGCCCGATCGACGAAGTAGCGCAGCCGCTGGGCAAAGCCGCCCGCCCCGCGCCGGTACCTGCGCCGCCCGCACCCGGCCGTCCGTGA